In Tachysurus vachellii isolate PV-2020 chromosome 3, HZAU_Pvac_v1, whole genome shotgun sequence, one genomic interval encodes:
- the LOC132842138 gene encoding serine/threonine-protein kinase pim-1-like, translating to MNMIPNTNPHPPLLSVNQEWTEVIASQYTASELLGQGNFSYVYAGVRNVDWKQVAIKCVAKTVYSKNITIPGGTQTLPLEVALMQMLSVPPRSRNVVELLEWFDLSDWVVLVLERPSPCSDLQEFCICNNGLLSESLVRNIMWQVVQAARHCCNNGVFHRDIRPENILINTDTMVVKLIDFGNGDLLKDSPYRTFAGTPPYCPPEWLHEGKYLGRPSTVWNLGVLLFYLVCGHVPFMNSDQIINGIIPICHHVSKECSDLISLCLKKDPRSRPTFEDIIRHKWFTMQL from the exons ATGAACATGATCCCCAACACTAATCCTCATCCACCCCTTCTCAGCGTTAACCAGGAGtggacag AGGTTATTGCATCGCAATACACTGCGAGTGAGCTGCTGGGACAAGGTAACTTCAGCTATGTGTACGCTGGAGTTCGTAATGTGGATTGGAAACAG GTTGCTATTAAGTGTGTGGCCAAGACTGTCTACAGCAAAAACATCACCATT CCCGGTGGGACGCAAACTCTGCCTCTGGAGGTAGCCTTGATGCAGATGCTGTCCGTGCCGCCTCGCTCAAGGAATGTGGTGGAGCTGCTGGAATGGTTTGACCTGTCCGATTGGGTCGTCTTGGTTCTGGAGCGACCCAGTCCCTGCAGTGACCTGCAAGAGTTTTGTATATGTAACAATGGTCTACTGTCTGAATCATTGGTTCGAAATATCATGTGGCAGGTGGTTCAGGCGGCCCGTCACTGCTGTAACAATGGTGTTTTTCACCGAGACATCAGGCCTGAGAACATTCTGATCAACACAGACACAATGGTAGTGAAGTTGATCGACTTTGGCAATGGGGACTTGTTAAAGGACTCCCCTTACAGAACTTTTGCAG GAACTCCACCATATTGTCCTCCCGAGTGGCTCCATGAGGGAAAGTATCTGGGACGTCCTTCTACTGTCTGGAATCTTGGTGTGCTCCTGTTCTACTTGGTCTGTGGACACGTGCCCTTTATGAACAGTGATCAAATTATAAATGGGATTATACCTATATGTCATCATGTGTCTAAag AATGCTCTGATCTGATATCTTTGTGCCTGAAAAAAGACCCTCGCTCTCGGCCGACGTTCGAGGACATCATCAGACACAAGTGGTTTACAATGCAGCTTTAG